Proteins encoded by one window of Modestobacter marinus:
- a CDS encoding tRNA adenosine deaminase-associated protein: protein MAPSSDSGTTLRPSFAVRVSSAAGRWQCELLAAGADDELPALERALGEPGTAGWPGPFVVVVDSRLYFVVLRHGPGGMVRALVSDATFQEHLLAAEAVERYGIQVETGTTIDDAFDDDGQGWPGGDLDVFADAGLPAEELARLLDSDELWADEMVLAIAERLGFADRLVAVAAP, encoded by the coding sequence ATGGCCCCCTCCTCCGACTCCGGCACCACGCTGCGGCCGAGCTTCGCCGTCCGGGTCAGCTCGGCCGCCGGGCGCTGGCAGTGCGAGCTGCTCGCCGCCGGCGCCGACGACGAGCTGCCGGCCCTGGAGCGGGCACTCGGTGAGCCGGGCACCGCCGGCTGGCCGGGCCCGTTCGTCGTGGTCGTCGACAGCCGCCTGTACTTCGTCGTGCTGCGGCACGGGCCGGGCGGCATGGTCCGGGCGCTGGTCTCCGACGCGACGTTCCAGGAGCACCTGCTCGCGGCCGAGGCCGTGGAGCGCTACGGCATCCAGGTCGAGACCGGCACCACGATCGACGACGCCTTCGACGACGACGGCCAGGGCTGGCCCGGCGGCGACCTCGACGTCTTCGCCGACGCCGGGCTGCCGGCCGAGGAGCTGGCCCGGCTGCTGGACTCCGACGAGCTGTGGGCCGACGAGATGGTGCTGGCCATCGCCGAACGGCTGGGCTTCGCCGACCGGCTCGTGGCGGTGGCGGCCCCGTGA
- a CDS encoding HAD-IA family hydrolase, with product MSGPAPRVSAVVFDLGGVLTESPLTAFAAYEQEAALPTGFIVGLNSTDPDTNAWARYERRELDEPGFRRAFEAEAVAAGHPLDAGRVLAALAGELRPAMVSAVQRLRTAGLPLALLSNNVAPMQRTGRLGDLLGLFDVVVESSVEGVRKPEPAIYPLALQRLSQAVGREIAPSDCAYLDDLGINLKPARALGMHTVKVVDPGTALAELSALTGLDLS from the coding sequence GTGAGCGGCCCTGCCCCGCGGGTCAGCGCCGTCGTCTTCGACCTCGGGGGTGTGCTCACCGAGAGCCCGCTGACCGCCTTCGCCGCCTACGAGCAGGAGGCGGCGCTGCCCACCGGGTTCATCGTCGGGCTGAACAGCACCGACCCGGACACCAACGCCTGGGCCCGCTACGAGCGCCGGGAACTGGACGAGCCGGGGTTCCGGCGCGCCTTCGAGGCCGAGGCCGTCGCGGCCGGGCACCCACTGGACGCCGGCCGGGTGCTCGCCGCGCTGGCGGGGGAGCTGCGCCCGGCGATGGTGTCGGCGGTGCAGCGACTGCGGACGGCGGGGTTGCCGCTGGCGCTGCTGTCGAACAACGTCGCGCCGATGCAGCGGACCGGTCGGCTGGGCGATCTGCTCGGGCTGTTCGACGTCGTCGTGGAGTCCTCGGTCGAGGGGGTGCGCAAGCCGGAACCGGCGATCTACCCGCTCGCGCTGCAGCGCCTGTCGCAGGCGGTCGGCCGGGAGATCGCGCCGTCGGACTGCGCCTACCTGGACGACCTGGGCATCAACCTGAAGCCGGCCCGCGCACTGGGCATGCACACGGTCAAGGTCGTCGACCCCGGCACCGCGCTGGCCGAGCTGTCGGCCCTCACCGGCCTGGACCTGTCGTGA
- a CDS encoding nucleoside deaminase: MLRALELAAAAQEWGDTPIGAVVLGSDGALLAEAANEREKRGDPTAHAEMLALRAAAAVHGDGWRLTGATLVVTLEPCTMCAGASVLARVARVVYGADDPKAGAAGSLWDVVRDRRLNHRPEVSGGVRAEESGALLRAFFRAKRGL, translated from the coding sequence ATGCTGCGGGCGCTGGAGCTCGCAGCCGCCGCGCAGGAGTGGGGCGACACCCCGATCGGTGCTGTCGTCCTCGGCTCGGACGGGGCGCTGCTGGCGGAGGCGGCCAACGAGCGGGAGAAGCGGGGCGACCCGACGGCGCACGCCGAGATGCTGGCGCTGCGGGCGGCCGCGGCGGTGCACGGTGACGGCTGGCGGCTGACCGGGGCGACCCTCGTGGTCACGCTCGAGCCCTGCACCATGTGCGCCGGGGCCAGCGTGCTGGCCCGGGTGGCGCGGGTGGTCTACGGCGCCGACGACCCGAAGGCGGGTGCGGCCGGCTCGCTGTGGGACGTCGTCCGGGACCGGCGGCTCAACCACCGGCCCGAGGTCAGCGGCGGTGTCCGGGCCGAGGAGTCCGGCGCGCTGCTACGCGCGTTCTTCCGCGCGAAGCGGGGCCTGTAG
- a CDS encoding DUF2630 family protein: MDDTEIRTKIEALVEEEHALRDSSEHTDEQRARLRQIEEERDQLWDLVRQRDAKRQYGEDPDEAQPRPEPQVENYLQ; this comes from the coding sequence ATGGACGACACGGAGATCCGCACCAAGATCGAGGCGCTGGTCGAGGAGGAGCACGCGCTCCGCGACTCCAGCGAGCACACCGACGAGCAGCGCGCCCGGCTGCGGCAGATCGAGGAGGAGCGCGACCAGCTCTGGGACCTCGTCCGCCAGCGGGACGCGAAGCGGCAGTACGGCGAGGACCCCGACGAGGCCCAGCCGCGCCCCGAGCCGCAGGTCGAGAACTACCTGCAGTAA
- a CDS encoding serine/threonine-protein kinase, translating to MTAPGARVAGRYLLHSRLGGGAMGAVWLARDELLGRDVAVKQVLIPLGSDPEATAGHREAAMREGRIAARLTHPHAVAVYDMVDDGGTPWLVMEYLPSQSLAAVLAQRGTLPVQQVAQIGAQVADALVATHAVGVVHRDVKPGNILIGNGPRSAGLVKITDFGISRARGDVSLTQTGVVKGTPAYLAPEVARGQEPREASDVFSLGATLHACLEGTPPFGMTENPLEMLHRVAGGNVARPRNAGALTRPLLRMLANDPAKRPTMTQVRDQLAKLAAGRDGDVTEVLRARTPLLPTLADLRPVSDAALPGRPVITGSSASDSPATPFPAAASPATASPATASPVTDFPATDSPVIGVPTAGIPATGSTSAGPTTAGPTTAGPSTAGPSTAGPSTAGPSTAGPSATGSPSGAPPATDSAATDPPATGAPATGVTAAGMSAGAPAARSALPADTAPPPVVGSQPGTSAPRGAGSAAPTAGAVPTADQPTPSVPASRRGRRRSRLVAAVAVLLLALSGTLGAVWLGARDDDGEAPPAAASTPPPSPSSSEPAQATEEEPVVPSETPTAPSETAPAAETPATTSEPPPAATPSPTAAAPSPTAPPAGPAPSSAAEVTEAITSYYALLPGDPVSAWELTGPRLRAQIGSRAAYVDFWNRFQSVERGAVSAQDGSLVASMPVTFTERDGSVSAEQHRISLVRGDDGRLLIDYDVPV from the coding sequence GTGACGGCGCCGGGCGCCCGGGTGGCCGGGCGCTACCTGCTGCACTCCCGGCTCGGCGGTGGGGCGATGGGCGCGGTGTGGCTGGCCCGGGACGAGCTGCTGGGCCGCGATGTCGCCGTCAAGCAGGTGCTCATCCCGCTCGGCAGCGACCCGGAGGCGACCGCCGGGCACCGCGAGGCGGCGATGCGTGAGGGCCGGATCGCCGCCCGGCTCACCCACCCGCACGCCGTCGCCGTCTACGACATGGTCGACGACGGCGGGACGCCGTGGCTGGTCATGGAGTACCTGCCCTCCCAGAGCCTGGCCGCCGTGCTGGCCCAGCGGGGCACGTTGCCGGTGCAGCAGGTGGCCCAGATCGGGGCACAGGTCGCCGATGCGCTGGTGGCCACCCATGCGGTCGGCGTCGTCCACCGGGACGTGAAGCCGGGCAACATCCTGATCGGCAACGGGCCGCGCAGCGCCGGCCTGGTGAAGATCACCGACTTCGGCATCTCCCGGGCCCGCGGCGACGTCTCGCTCACCCAGACCGGCGTGGTCAAGGGGACGCCGGCCTACCTGGCCCCCGAGGTCGCCCGCGGGCAGGAGCCGCGGGAGGCCAGCGACGTCTTCTCGCTGGGCGCCACGCTGCACGCCTGCCTCGAGGGGACGCCGCCCTTCGGGATGACGGAGAACCCGCTGGAGATGCTCCACCGGGTCGCCGGGGGCAACGTGGCCCGGCCGCGCAACGCCGGGGCGCTCACCCGGCCGCTGCTGCGGATGCTGGCCAACGACCCGGCGAAGCGCCCGACGATGACCCAGGTGCGCGACCAGCTGGCGAAGCTGGCCGCCGGCCGGGACGGTGACGTCACCGAGGTGCTCAGGGCGCGCACGCCGCTGCTGCCGACGCTGGCCGACCTGCGCCCGGTCTCCGACGCGGCGCTGCCCGGCAGGCCCGTCATTACGGGCTCTTCCGCCAGCGACTCCCCCGCCACGCCGTTCCCTGCCGCCGCGTCCCCTGCCACCGCGTCCCCTGCCACCGCGTCCCCTGTCACCGACTTCCCTGCCACCGACTCCCCTGTGATCGGTGTTCCCACCGCCGGCATCCCGGCCACCGGATCCACATCCGCCGGGCCCACAACCGCCGGGCCCACAACCGCCGGGCCCTCAACCGCCGGGCCCTCAACCGCCGGGCCCTCAACCGCCGGGCCCTCAACCGCCGGACCGTCAGCCACCGGTTCTCCGTCAGGCGCGCCCCCCGCCACCGACTCCGCCGCGACTGATCCGCCTGCCACCGGAGCACCCGCCACCGGGGTCACTGCCGCTGGCATGTCCGCGGGCGCGCCCGCAGCTCGGTCGGCACTCCCGGCCGACACTGCGCCGCCCCCGGTGGTTGGAAGCCAGCCAGGCACCAGCGCCCCCCGGGGAGCCGGCAGCGCCGCACCGACGGCCGGGGCAGTGCCTACGGCGGATCAGCCCACCCCTTCCGTCCCCGCATCGCGTCGCGGCCGCCGCCGGTCCCGCCTGGTCGCGGCCGTCGCTGTCCTGCTCCTCGCCCTGTCCGGCACGCTGGGTGCGGTCTGGCTGGGTGCCCGGGACGACGACGGCGAGGCACCGCCGGCGGCGGCCAGCACCCCACCGCCGTCCCCGTCCTCCTCCGAGCCCGCGCAGGCGACCGAGGAGGAGCCGGTGGTCCCGTCCGAGACGCCGACGGCCCCCTCGGAGACCGCACCCGCCGCGGAGACCCCGGCCACCACCTCGGAGCCCCCACCCGCCGCGACGCCCTCGCCGACTGCCGCGGCCCCGAGCCCGACCGCACCGCCCGCCGGCCCGGCCCCGAGCTCCGCAGCCGAGGTGACGGAGGCGATCACCAGCTACTACGCACTGTTGCCCGGCGACCCCGTGTCGGCCTGGGAGCTGACCGGACCCCGGCTGCGCGCGCAGATCGGCAGCCGGGCGGCGTACGTCGACTTCTGGAACCGGTTCCAGAGCGTCGAGCGGGGTGCGGTCTCGGCGCAGGACGGGTCGCTCGTCGCCTCGATGCCGGTGACCTTCACCGAGCGCGACGGCAGCGTCAGCGCGGAACAGCACCGGATCAGCCTGGTCCGCGGGGACGACGGCCGGCTGCTCATCGACTACGACGTCCCGGTCTGA
- a CDS encoding prephenate dehydrogenase/arogenate dehydrogenase family protein encodes MTGAFPVPTMPAPPVSVVGLGQLGGSLAAALAAAGRPVSGWDVDPAARDAAEAAGVEIRRELTGVVVLAVPLPAMGTALEGLRIDPGATVTDLGSVKAPVLAELGAAHGDRYVGGHPMCGTERSGHTAVDPTLFTGARWALCLEADTDLRRWLRVAEIALAVGAEVVPVTAAEHDDAVAAISAVPHLLAAAVAAAAGQAGPLALSLAAGSFRDATRVIGSDPAFVTALVTGNAGPAAAALDRVRAQLDRPWPELVAEGHAVRVADAGRRTVRVPLDRTALLALGRAGGAVTRRLAAFVEGWVPDRP; translated from the coding sequence GTGACCGGCGCCTTCCCCGTCCCGACGATGCCGGCACCGCCGGTCTCGGTGGTCGGCCTCGGGCAGCTGGGCGGGTCCCTGGCGGCCGCGCTGGCCGCAGCCGGGCGGCCGGTCTCCGGCTGGGACGTCGACCCCGCCGCCCGGGACGCGGCCGAGGCCGCCGGCGTGGAGATCCGCCGGGAGCTGACCGGGGTGGTCGTGCTCGCCGTCCCGCTCCCCGCGATGGGCACCGCGCTCGAGGGGCTGCGGATCGACCCCGGCGCCACGGTCACCGACCTGGGCTCGGTGAAGGCACCGGTGCTCGCCGAGCTCGGCGCCGCCCACGGGGACCGGTACGTCGGCGGGCACCCGATGTGCGGCACCGAACGCTCCGGGCACACCGCCGTCGACCCCACGCTGTTCACCGGTGCCCGCTGGGCGCTGTGCCTGGAGGCCGACACCGACCTGCGGCGCTGGCTGCGGGTCGCCGAGATCGCCCTCGCCGTCGGCGCCGAGGTGGTCCCGGTGACCGCCGCCGAGCACGACGACGCGGTGGCGGCGATCAGCGCCGTCCCGCACCTGCTGGCCGCCGCGGTCGCGGCCGCCGCCGGGCAGGCCGGCCCGCTCGCGCTCTCCCTCGCCGCCGGCAGCTTCCGGGACGCCACCCGGGTGATCGGCAGCGACCCGGCGTTCGTGACCGCGCTGGTGACCGGCAACGCCGGCCCGGCGGCTGCGGCGCTGGACCGGGTCCGGGCCCAGCTGGACCGCCCCTGGCCGGAGCTGGTCGCCGAGGGGCACGCGGTGCGGGTCGCCGATGCCGGCCGCCGGACGGTCCGGGTCCCGCTGGACCGCACCGCTCTCCTGGCGCTGGGCCGGGCCGGGGGCGCGGTCACCCGGCGGCTGGCGGCCTTCGTCGAGGGCTGGGTGCCGGATCGGCCCTGA
- a CDS encoding PaaI family thioesterase, translated as MADALPDDSAPVDVPAVAPALFAALAADPLAAHLGIELEQVRPGYARASMTVGPSLLNAVGTAHGGATMALLDVVHAAVSNSHGTVAVAQDVHTEFLSAGRPGDHLVAEGVELHRTGRTAVYRIDAATADGRPVATALARVFRLGTPWETGEEAP; from the coding sequence ATGGCCGACGCCCTCCCCGACGACAGCGCGCCGGTCGACGTCCCGGCCGTCGCCCCGGCGTTGTTCGCCGCCCTCGCCGCCGATCCGCTCGCCGCCCACCTGGGCATCGAGCTGGAGCAGGTCCGGCCCGGCTACGCGCGCGCGTCGATGACCGTCGGCCCGAGCCTGCTCAACGCCGTCGGCACGGCCCACGGCGGGGCCACCATGGCGCTGCTGGACGTGGTGCACGCGGCGGTGAGCAACAGCCACGGCACGGTCGCCGTCGCCCAGGACGTGCACACCGAGTTCCTCTCCGCGGGCCGGCCCGGCGACCACCTGGTCGCCGAGGGGGTCGAGCTGCACCGCACCGGCCGCACCGCCGTCTACCGGATCGACGCGGCCACCGCCGACGGGCGGCCGGTGGCCACCGCGCTGGCCCGGGTGTTCCGGCTGGGCACCCCGTGGGAGACCGGCGAGGAGGCACCGTGA